Proteins encoded within one genomic window of Streptomyces sp. NBC_01314:
- a CDS encoding RNA ligase family protein → MSGVREWVAVEKVHGAHFAVVCDGTGVRPAKRRELLGDDALDGFFGVSRIWPVLSVAAARFASALHSSWGDAAMVTIYGELAGGSYPHPDVPAIAGAEPVQTGVWYAPGLQWLPFDASVETAEGRCWISDRALRDAAAAAGLVCPPALGNGALNKLQELPCAFPTRVPAVFELPELADNLAEGYVLKPADEWSETKAACIGIRPVVKVKQKSFAEDERFDGARPYLPPPQGAAGVPAWLLAQASALLTPARAAAVVSKLGPRAPVDAVAEEITRDVSEELAEALGGLEDTLLRPLERALLPGARSLAVFDAKDRHRSRTGRQGTR, encoded by the coding sequence GCACTTTGCGGTGGTGTGTGATGGCACGGGGGTTCGTCCGGCGAAGCGGCGTGAGCTGTTGGGCGATGATGCGCTGGATGGTTTCTTCGGCGTGAGCAGAATTTGGCCGGTGCTGTCGGTAGCGGCGGCCCGTTTCGCTTCCGCACTGCACAGTTCGTGGGGCGACGCTGCAATGGTGACGATCTACGGTGAGCTGGCCGGTGGAAGCTATCCGCACCCGGATGTTCCCGCCATCGCCGGGGCCGAGCCAGTGCAGACGGGCGTGTGGTACGCGCCGGGCCTGCAGTGGCTGCCGTTCGACGCCTCAGTCGAGACGGCCGAGGGACGCTGCTGGATCTCTGACCGTGCTCTGCGTGACGCCGCAGCCGCTGCAGGGCTCGTCTGTCCTCCAGCTCTGGGGAACGGCGCGCTGAACAAGCTCCAGGAGCTGCCGTGTGCCTTCCCCACAAGGGTCCCAGCCGTCTTTGAGCTGCCTGAGTTGGCAGACAATCTTGCCGAAGGCTACGTCCTCAAGCCAGCCGACGAATGGTCGGAGACGAAGGCTGCGTGCATAGGCATACGTCCTGTTGTCAAGGTGAAGCAAAAGTCTTTCGCGGAGGACGAGCGGTTCGACGGCGCACGTCCCTATCTGCCGCCGCCGCAGGGAGCGGCCGGGGTTCCCGCCTGGCTCCTGGCCCAGGCCTCGGCACTCCTCACCCCCGCTCGCGCGGCCGCCGTGGTCAGCAAGCTGGGCCCCCGCGCTCCGGTAGATGCTGTGGCGGAGGAGATCACACGGGATGTTTCGGAGGAGCTCGCCGAAGCGCTGGGAGGCCTAGAAGACACACTCCTACGCCCGCTGGAGCGAGCGCTTCTGCCTGGGGCGCGGTCCTTGGCGGTGTTCGATGCCAAGGACCGCCACCGTTCCCGGACAGGCAGACAAGGCACACGGTGA